The genomic stretch GCCACCCATCTACCTGTCTTAGTTTGAGTTTGACCTCATCCAGGCCTCCTATCTGATCCCATGACAGTGGAGGCAACTCTGTCCTGCCCAGGCTGCTCCGCAGGCAGGAGGGACGCACCGCCTTCAGGGCTTCCTGGAAGTGCTTCATACCAACCGCCTGCTCTCCTGAACTCTACAGATAACAAGAAAAGttattctatttctatttttactttcaAAAGGGTTATGTGTCAGGTTTGAGGTTTATCAGATACACGTGTCCATATATGGAACGCAAGtgcatctttgtttttaaagaatgcCTGGCCAACTTACACAACTCAGACCGTACTTTTAATAAGCATACACATGTTGGTTTGCCAAATAGCCACCTTAATACTCTTCTTTAGCTGTAAAGCTGTAAATATGAGTGAAGCAGCAAAATATGTCATAATAAGTCATTCGAGACACATTTCAGACATACTGTGTGAACGGCCGtccaatgttttcctttttcagaATACGATGCTTGATGCCTGCATCATTGTTTTCTGTATCAAACGGTTGGATGGACCTCATTACAGTCGAGAAGAAATAGCGATCTcatgttattcatttataaagctCGACTGTTGAAGCTTCCAAACTACGTCACATCTCTTCTCTCGTTTAAATCTATTAACTACAGTACACGATCTCGTGACCACTTAACCTTAGATATCCTTCATGTACGCACCAATGTTGGCACAACTGGTTTTATGATTATTGAACTTTTTAATTCCTTGTTATTGTAGTTtagttgtttctgttttgttgtttgtgttcttgTGAATGTTCCTTGTTGGCAGGTCTCActtgcaaaatacattttaattctcaATGAGACTCCCTGACAAAATAAAGattgaagtaaaaataaatgaattataaaataCCTTTGAGTTTTCCCGTATAGCGTGCATGGCAGCCTCTCTGCACAGGGCGCTGAGGTCTGCTCCTACATAGCCTGTAGTTCTCTGTGCGAGCTCTGCCATGTCCACACTTGGACACACGGGCATCCTCGCACACAGAACGGACAAGATGGCTTTTCTCTGCTGCAGGGTGGGAGCTCCAATGATAACCTGAAGGAAAGACGTACAAATTTAGAGCCTCAaagatttatttacatttattaatacattttgggTGCATGTATTTCATCATCAGCACCTCTCTGTCAAATCTTCCAGGCCTGCGCAGCGCTGGGTCTAAGCTGTCCGGCCGGTTGGTGGCTCCGACGATGAGGAAGCGATCAGACTGGTTCATCCCGTCCATCAGAGTGAGGAGCTGAGCAACCAGGCGGTTCTCCGGTGCAGACGAGCCGGTCCTCCTCGGACACAGAGAGTCTAACTCATCTAAGAACAGCACACACGGACCCTCTTCAGCTGCATATCGAGCCCGCTCAAACACAGCTCGCAACTTCTCCTCACTTTCACCCGGCCGTGATCCCACCACCTGAAATCATTATTCACaattactattaataataataataataataataataataataataataataataggctgtatttttttgtttttttaaagaagtaaGTAGTAGTTTATTTTCAGTGTGAAATAACAGTGTCCCAGTGTCTATCACCCCAAATATACAACATCAACAGGTCTCTGGTACAACTCCTTGATGCATATAATGCAAAAAATATACAATGtgacattattaataatagaaCGCTTTGATATTTGCCTTTTTGGCTTGAGAAAGAAGTATTTTCAATGGAGCAACGattctttaatttaaaaatgtgtgggaggaaaatattaatattattttttacctcAGGCCCTCTGACCACCACCAGACTGGCtcccacctcccccaccactcTGCGGACCAGCAGGGTCTTGCCCACACCCGGAGGCCCCACCAGGAGTACACCTCTGGGACACGACACACCGAGAGAGCTCAGTGAGCCTGGATAGAGCAGGGGCAGCTGCAGCATCTCTCTCAGGGAGGcactcacctacagtacagtaaaataaaaatgtacactATGACACATAGTGGGAATTACACTGAATACCAATGATGTCAATGCAAAGTAAATATATGCTGACCTCCTCCAGACCCCCCAGTGGGACTGTTTGCTGGTCCTGCAGCTGACTCCTGTAATGCCGGACCGTCTGGATGCCAGCTATCTCCACACCAGTTTTTGAGGTGATGAATCCAGAACTGGCAGAGTCCGGATTGATGCTTTCAATAACAACATATCTAATGTCTACATCAAAATCCTCCAGGTTTATCACATACTTATTGTGGACAAACACACCTCTCAACATGTCTTTCACAAGCTCGTGAACAAGTCGAGGAGGTGTATGTTTTTTAAAGTCAACACTCTGGACCACCAAAGTTATCTTTACACCTTTCAGTTTGGGGCAGGGCACAGGTGTGAGCTTGCCAGGGTCCAGGTTGAGATGAGTGGGTGGGTGAGAGATCAGGCTGAGAGAGGAACATTTCAGGTCCATCTGCAGGAAGCCCTCTGCTAGGTCAGGCCGGGGCCAGGCAGTGCACAGGCAGCTTCCCCCGGGAACAGACACCAGCAGCGGGGAGCCCAGACTCAGACCCAGCGCTGACATCAAGCCTGGACCCATCCTGCATCTCTGAGAGCCCTGGTCTGATGGATCCACTGACAGCAGCCTCAGAGACATTACTGCCCACCAGCACCCCACTGccagtaaaacaaagaaaggcaAGCATATGACGTTACTTCTTCATCAcagtgacagacacacatacacaggagTAAAGCTAGTGCCTTAACTGTAAACTTTAGCTGGGCTACATGCTAATAGCTGTTAGCTACAACTTCATTCTTAAAAGCTAGTTGCAATAAATACTTTTGAACAAAAACTCTAACATTACATACCAGTTAATGGGTGGCACTAGTGAATGGTGACTAAAATGCTATCAGCGTTAACGGTGCTGATATGACCGACTAATGTTTACAAAATCCATGCGGCGTTAAAAGAAGATGGCCAACCAAAACCTTTTCCTCAGCGAGAAGAGGCGGTGAATAGTTGAAGCTGATTTCCGCTTCCCACATttagttattataaacatacatttacaaagtaaaaaaactatTATACTTTTCTATACTTGCAGAATTAAGTCATAGATTATGTTAATATATACGTTATTGTAATACTGTACACCTAAATCTAGAACAATACTTTTGAATTATTCCtactgaaatatatatacaaatatatttccatTACCACAACTTAATAACCAACATGAATTAGTAtagtacatttaaattattaaaataacacacacttttaatgtATACACTAACTAAATGCGAAATTTTGGAAAGCTTTCATCTTTTggtaccttttttaaaaaggttttattttattatttcctctTATACCTGCTATGAATCTAAACAGACTGTTGAATCATTACCATAGTCTGTATGCTAATCCCTTTAGTGTTAACCTCTATGTTTTTGTAATGttcctattttatttatttacaacaacAATAGCTATactaattataatacatatgtAATATATGCAAGTAATATTTGAAAAACAAGCAAGGTGATAGTCATAGTCGTCCAAcaattaagtacatttaacaCTTTCTCTGGCGCTCTGGCGTCACCCTGCGTccagaaaataaaatgcaataaatatatacaaaataaacaaacacatgtccTATAGATATTGCCaaattatatgtgtgtgtcacttcaacattatttattttaatttgagagCTGCGAGAGGGACTATCGCAATaccgtgtgtgtatgtatgccaTTCGAAAAAACAGTCACCACCTGAGACTATTTCTGATAAACATGTTAATCCAGCTTTTAATTCACAGGTAGACTGGCAGCGGCTGCGGGGAGTTTATCTGCTTCAGGGGTGGTTCATGAGTGAAGTCACATGACTTGCTATTTATACATAAATAGTGCAGCAGTGATATCGAAACTGCCGAAGGTCGTCTGTCCCTGCAAGCAGAAGAGGGGGATTTTGGGTACGTCTCACAGGtgaccctgctgctgctgagggggaGTTGAACCATTAACCTGCTCTTTCTGGAAATCTGAAAGGCAAGTCTGATAATTAGAACGCAATCAGCAAATCCTTCAATTTATGAATGAAATAGTAAAAGGTGGATGAAGGACATTGGTTAACTGTATGAttcagtgaatgaatgaataattgaAAGGTCTGactttcaaatcaaaacatCAATTAGAGTACTACATGCTTTCacactttaattttttttttttgggtgatGAAATCATTTTTTTTGAGAGCAGTATTTGTAAACACTATGTCCCCCTCTTGTTTACAGTTTGCGTGTGTAGGGATGAGTtttgaaggtgtgtgtttgtgtctgagtcCTTCGCTGTCCCCTCTAGCCCCTAAGCATTTTATCTGATTACTCGGCCCTGCACTCTCCGCTCCTGCTTACAACAACCAGGCCAGACTTGGCACAGTTTCCCCCCTGTGCCGTCATAATTCCAGATCTCGCGAACAAGCCCGGGGTGTGTAATCAACCCtgggccctgtgtgtgtgtgtgtgtgtgtgtgtgtgtgtgtgtgtgtgtcgtgtccTGCAGAGCTGAAATGTCACTTTGCTGTCCGTAGGCCTCGAAGCACAGACAGCCTGAGTGTGTGACTAGGGGGCTCAGGAACTACTTGTGGGGTGGGGATTATAATGAGCTTTGTTATTTGACAGCAGATGCAGCAGTAGTGtacatttatttctgcttttttgtATTCATATTCAAGACCCAGAGGAAGTCTCAGGGCGGACGCTCAGTGGCCATGTCGTCCCTCCTGCGCTGCATCTCCAGCTCTTCTGTCGTTTTGTTCCAGCGAGGGGTCCATCAAAGGATACCTGGAAGAAGGAATTTCAGGACTTTCCCTGTGTTATGGGATCAAAAGGCCTCCAGAGGTAGGTACCTTTCAATATTTTCCCCCAGAGGAAAGCTCAGGTCTGCAGGCTTTCTTTTGGTTTGGATTTCCTCTGTTTCTGAGTTGAGTTATGAGAGTTCACACAAGGACATTCTCCCTTTGGCCAGAAGAGTGGAAAACTCCACAGATCATGAACTGTTTGTTGCAGGTTGCTAGAAATGTTCCCAAAATAGGGAGAGCTGTAGTGAAGCGACGCCGTGGATATGCTTACTGTAAGAGCTGCTAA from Cottoperca gobio chromosome 3, fCotGob3.1, whole genome shotgun sequence encodes the following:
- the afg2b gene encoding ATPase family gene 2 protein homolog B, with the translated sequence MSLRLLSVDPSDQGSQRCRMGPGLMSALGLSLGSPLLVSVPGGSCLCTAWPRPDLAEGFLQMDLKCSSLSLISHPPTHLNLDPGKLTPVPCPKLKGVKITLVVQSVDFKKHTPPRLVHELVKDMLRGVFVHNKYVINLEDFDVDIRYVVIESINPDSASSGFITSKTGVEIAGIQTVRHYRSQLQDQQTVPLGGLEEVSASLREMLQLPLLYPGSLSSLGVSCPRGVLLVGPPGVGKTLLVRRVVGEVGASLVVVRGPEVVGSRPGESEEKLRAVFERARYAAEEGPCVLFLDELDSLCPRRTGSSAPENRLVAQLLTLMDGMNQSDRFLIVGATNRPDSLDPALRRPGRFDREVIIGAPTLQQRKAILSVLCARMPVCPSVDMAELAQRTTGYVGADLSALCREAAMHAIRENSKSSGEQAVGMKHFQEALKAVRPSCLRSSLGRTELPPLSWDQIGGLDEVKLKLRQSIEWPMLYPEAFVRLGLCQPRGVLLYGPPGCAKTTLVKAAASSSHCAFLSVSGADLYSPYVGDSEKALAQLFREARACAPCILFLDEIDSLIGSRSNSQTPNSVQTRLLSVLLNEMDGIGLKTLDRSGTEKILQAEGVEESRTQKQLDCQEVCNKDVMVVAATNRPDCLDSALLRPGRLDHIIYVPPPDQQARLCILKMCTKSMPVAADVCLEELAAETELYSGADLENLCKEAALLALQEENMEASAIKHTYFLRSLSKMSPSLTAQQIQTYQKPPR